GGTGGTGAGCAAGCGGGAGTCAAGAAACGCCACATCCATTGGAGCCTGGAGGAAGGTAATTTGTTGTTGCAGGTTCGCCCCCGTGTCCTGAATGATGAGCTTCGATATGTGTTCCGTAAATGGCTCCTAAACGTTCCCCAAAAGGATGGGGGAGATCGGTTTGCTGCTCATATCACCCGGTTTTTTACAGTCTCCACTTGTTATTTTACGACCAAGACAGGCATTTCCGAAAATTCTATGACCCTTTCAGCGACACTCCCTAAAACGATATGGGAAATGCCTCGCCGCCCAAGCTTCCCCAGGACAACGAGATCTGCACCCCACGAAGCGGCTTCCTTTATGATAGCCTCATGGGGAATACCCTCTTCAATGAGGACCTCCAAATTGACTTTGTGTTTGCCGATCTCGCGCACCATGTCTTTGAGAAATCCTTGAGCCTGACTTTTCAGCTCTTCGCGAATGCTCCCGCTGTTTTTTTTTAAAAGGCTTTTCAACTGATCCGCCATCAAAACATCAAGAACATGGAAAAGCTTTAAATCAGATCCATGAATTTCAGCTATTTCGGCGGCCAAACGTGCAGCGTTGAGAGAGTATAGGGATCCATCCACAGGCACCAAAATTTTTTTAAAAATTCTCATGCGCTATTACTTTCCGCCGGCTTTTTTGCCGTTTCAACTGGAAAAGAAATTCTCTCTCCTTTTCCTCTAAATTTTCTTCGATATACTTAATGGTCGCCTGATAGAGCGGGATGTATATGTTTTCTAAAGCATTTATACGTTTCAAAGTCTTTTTTATTTCTGCCACCAGGCGAAAAAGGCCCACCTCGATTTCGGCCAACTCGGCAATAACCTCCATGCTTTCGTAAAGTGATTGGAGAACGGCGTCTATCGACGCTCCCGTGCCATGGAACCCATGATGCGGTGAAAGTTTGGGGAGGGTTATGCTTACCTTGGGAAGCGTGACGCCCATGAAGCTTTTTTCCATGATCTGCACTTTTTCTTCCAGGAACGTGCCCAGCGCGGCCCGCTCACAGGCAAGGCGGCCATGAATCAAAATGGCCTCTTGCAGATAGCCGTAGGCCGTTTTTAATGCCTTGTTCATCCTATCCCTTACCCCTTCAGCCTTAGTCGACAAGGTGCTGATGTGAGCCATCAAAGCCTCTTTCTTTTCATCCAGAAGCTCCAGGCCGTCTTCAGCAAAGGAAAGCTCCTCCTCAAGGCGCAGGAGGTTATTTTTATTAACTGAAAGGGGAAGTCTTGTCACTTTGGTTTCTATCCACTATTGCTCGATTCAGGGGGTGTGGTTTCGGGCAATTTCGATCCCTCCGTCTTTAAACCGTATTTTTGTATTTCTTCAGGTTTTACTCTGGTCAGATCTCTTGGCGGAAGCATCATGACCAGATCCCAGCCAAGTTGGAGTGTTTCGAAAACGGTTCTATCTTCGTAGGGACCTTGTTTGATAAAGCGTTCTTCAAATGCTTTGGAAAATTTCAGAAAAAGCCCATCGCGAGCTGTGAGATCTTCTTCCCCAATGATAGAGGCCAGTCTTTCCACCCGCTTTGCCTGGGCATAAAGCGCGTAGAGTTGGCTGGATAAATCCTGGTGGTCTTCTCTTGTGCGGCCTTCCCCGATGCCGTCACTCATCAGGCGCGACAGCGAGGGTAGCACATTGATGGGAGGGTAGATTCCTTTCTGGAACAACCCGCGGTCAAGCACAATCTGTCCTTCGGTGATATAGCCCGTAAGATCCGGGATGGGGTGGGTGATATCGTCATCGGGCATGGTGAGAATGGGGATCTGCGTGATCGATCCCCCGGCGGCGGCGATTCTCCCGGCCCTCTCGTAGATCGAGGCCAGATCACTATACAGATACCCGGGATAGCCCTTGCGGCTGGGGACCTCTCCCTTGGAAGTGGCCACTTCTCTCAAGGCTTCACAATAGTTCGTCATGTCCGTCAGAACCACCAGGACATGCATATCCTCCTCAAAGGCGAGGTGTTCGGCCACAGTTAAAGCAATCCGCGGGGTGATCAGTCGCTCAATGGAAGGGGCGTCCGCCAAATTGAGAAACATGACAACGTTTTTAAGACTCCCGCTTTCCTCGAAGTCTTTCCGAAAAAACTGCGCTTCTTCATGCTTGGTTCCCATGGCGGCAAAGACAATTGCAAATTTGCTCTCCTCTCCGATGAGCCTGGCCTGCCGAACAATCTGGGAGGCGAGTTGCGCGTGGGGGAGTCCGCTTCCTGAAAATATCGGCAGCTTTTGCCCTCTCACCAGGGCATTCAGGCCATCTATGGCTGAAATCCCTGTCTGGATGAAATCTTCGGGATAGAACCGGGCGACTGGATTTATCGGAAGGCCACCGATGTCGCGCGCTTCTCCGGTAATTGGCGGTGGACCGCCATCAAGCGGTCTTCCCAGACCATCAAAGATACGGCCCAAGACCTCCTCAGCCGAAACACGATATTGAAAAGGGTGTCCCAGAAAGCGAACTTTTGAATTGGATGAAGAAAGGCCAACGGTTCCTTGAAAGACTTCGACAACAGCCACATCATCGGAGACGGACAGAACCCGCCCGAGGCGAACCTCATTTTCGGGCGTAACGACTTCGGCGATCTCCCCAAAACCGACGTCCTCGATTCCTTTGACAAAGACCAAAGGCCCCTCTATGCGCAAGAGCCCCAGATATTCCAGTCCGGTTCTGCCGGGCAATTCTAAACCTCCCGCTTGAGGAGTTCATCGAATTCTTTTTCAACGCGGTCAAGAATATCCTTGAAAGGCATCGGATCATCTCCCTTGTAGGTGTACTTCATCCGTTCGATCTCCTCCAGGACCGGAATTTCCATTATTCGGTAGACCGGAATTCGATGGCGCACCACGGTCTCCTTCATTCGTTCAATAAATTTCAAGATAATCTGGAGCATCAAGACCTGTTTTTCGGCTGGAGAGTATGTGTCTATGGAATCAAAGGCACTTTGTTGTAAAAAATTCTCCTTTATGAGTCTCGCCCCCTGGAAAATCACTTTTTGATCCCCCGGCAAAGCATCTTCTCCGATGAGCTTGACGATATTCATAAGCCTGGCGTCTTCCTTGAGGAGCGCCAATGCTTCACTCCTTAGCTCAGTCCAGTCGAGATTTCCTTTTTTCTGCCACCACAGGGCAACTGCTTCCACGTAACCACTGTAGCTGTCGAGATAATTGATCGCCGGGAAATAGCGCGCGCTGGCGAGCTCTTTGTCCAGCGCCCAGAAAGTGCTGACAAACCGCTTGGTGTGCTGGGTGACCGGTTCTGAAAAATCGCTGCCGGGAGGCGACACGGCGCCAATCACCGAGACCGAACCCGTTTCGCCCCCAAGGGTAATGACAGCCCCGGCTCTTTCATAAAATTCGGCCAACCGTGAAGCCAGGTAAGCCGGAAACCCCTCCTCGGCCGGCATCTCTTCGAGCCGACCGGCAATTTCCCTCAAGGCTTCGGCCCAGCGGCTGGTTGAATCCGCCATCAAGGCCACGTGATACCCCATGTCCCGGTAGTATTCGGCGATGGTAATCCCGGTGTAGATACTGGCCTCTCTGGCAGTAACCGGCATATCAGACGTATTGGCAACAAAGATCGTTCTTTCAATCAGGGGCCTTCCGCTTCGGGGATCCAGCAGCTTTGGAAAATCCATGAGGACCCCGGCCATTTCGTTGCCTCTCTCACCGCATCCGATATAAACAATGATATCGGCATCCACCCATTTGGAAAGTTGATGCTGTGTAATGGTTTTACCCGTTCCAAACCCGCCGGGGATGGCCGCCGTGCCCCCTTTGGCTAAAGGGAAGAAAAAATCAATCACCCGTTGCCCAGTAAAAAGCGGTTCCTTAGGAAGGATCCGCTCGTGATACGGCCGAATTTGTCGAACAGGCCACTTCTGGTGAAGTTTAATTTCCTGAATTCCTCCCTTTTCGTCTTCCACAACGGCGATCCGCTCATCGATCGTGTAAAGTCCTTCCGGAGCCACTTCCTTCAGCCGGCCGCTTAAATTCGGGGGAACCATGATCCGATGAACAATATGGCCCGTCTCCTCAACCTCCCCAATCACCCGGCCGGGGTTAACGCTTTCACCTGCTATTGTTTTGGGTTTAAAGGCCCAGACCTTGTCGCGGTCAAGGGCCGCTACCGCTTTGCCCTTTCTGATATAAGGTCCTGAATTCCGGAACATGAACGAAAGCGGTCTCTGGGTTCCATCAAAAATATGGCCGATAAGACCCGGGCCCAACTCCGCGAATAGCGGTAATCCCTGGCCATAGACCCTTGTTCCGGGTTTAAGACCGGTGGTATCCTCATACACCTGGATGGTGGCCCGGTCTCCGTAAAGCGCAATCACCTCACCGACCAGCTTCTCTTCCCCGATCACGACCATCTCGTTCATGGAAAATGCCGCGGCCTCCCTAACGCGAATCACCGGGCCGTTGATTTCGCTTATGATGGCCTTTTTAACCGTCGCTTCTTTCGGCTCCAAAGATTTTTCTCCAGATTTCTCTTCGAATCTCATCATCACTGCGTTGAAGCCGGGAAAAGAGGCTGTTGTCGTAGAGCAAACGCTGATCACCGGTGTAGATCCGCAAGCAACCCTCCATGGAGGGTGAAGCGCGCAGCTCGATTTTTAAACCGCGTTCTTTCTCAAGCGCCCTGATATTGGGTTTTACAGATGTCAAATCCTCCTCACCCAGCTCAACCGTAAACTCCCTGCCCCCAAGAGTATCAATGCCTTCTTCTATGGCTGGCAATAAAAAATCGGAATAGCTCGGTTGATGGAGAAAGTCTTTCAAACGCTGCTCCAAAGCGCCCAAAATTTCATGTATTGTCTGCTCGCGAAATTCGATGATTCGCTTCCTGGCCTTAAACTCAGCGGCGTCCACCAGCCGTTTGGCCTCCGCATGGGCCCCGCTCTTTTGCGCAATAATCTCTTTTTGAAAGTCTTTTTCGGCCCGCTCATGTGCTTCGGCAATCGTCCTTTCTGCCTCGGCTTTGGCTTTGGTCAAGATTTTCTCAGCCTCTTGGCGGCCCTCGTCAAAAATGGCCCGACAAAAGAGTTCGACGTCTTCCCAGATGGGCATTGCTATCTCCTGACAAGGGAAAGTATTCGTTGCGTGGCCTTCGGTTTCTCGGACAGCGGCCCTTTAATATCAGGGATCTCGAGGATGAGTGGGCCATCCTCCTCTAGGAGTATTCGATCAATGACGTCGCGGTTTTTTTCAGCCAGACGTTCCGTAATCAAAACAAGGCCGGTCTCCTGGCGGTCCAGGCTTTCAAGAATCGCCAGGACCTCGGCCCCGGAATACACGGTTTGGGTGCGTATCCCGGCCAGGGAAAAGGTCAGGCAGGTATCAGGATCGGCCAGTACGAAAATCTTCATAGCCTGCCCAAAATCATGACGGCCACGATCAATCCATAAATGGCGATGCCCTCGGCCAATCCCAGGAATATGAGAGCGCGGCCGGCAAGCTCGGGTTTTTCACTCATCGCCCCCATGGCGGCGGAACCTACTATCGCCACGGCCACACCCGCCCCCAGGGTGGAGGCGGAAATGGCAATGGCTGCCGACAGATAGCCCCAACTGGTGGCCGAACTTTTCTGAGCGACGGCCTCCTGGGCAAATACCGCCGCAGGGGCAAGAACCATAGAGAAAAAACCGGGGAGACACGCGAGAATTTTCATAGGCACCTCCTTTTGAGCGTTTTGAAACTGAGTATCACAACCCTCTTTCTCCCGAATCGATTTCCTGGTCAAAGGGTTTGAACTTTTCGCCGCCCCCCCTGAAAAACTTGCTGAAAAATTCATAGTACTCCAAACGGATCACTTGAATCGAGACCACCAACCCCTCCAAAACGATGATGACCATATTGCCAACGGCCAGCACCATCCAGAACAATATCCCGCCCCCTCTTCCGTGGGCCACGAGATCGGCAATTGAAAACACCGCGACAAAAAGCGCCGCGTGCGCCAGGGCAAAAGCCGCCACCCTGATAAAGGAGATCGTGTTTGCCCCGTAGCGAATAAGGTCATCAAGAAATTCCACGCTCGATTCCACAATGTCAGCAAAAAAACCCTTCTGCTTCATAATGGCCGTTAATCGTTCTTTCTTGACCAACAGACGATGGAGGGGACGGTGAAAAATCATGAGGCCCATCAGCGCGGTAGCCACCCATCCAAAAACGGTCAGCTCACTCCAGGCCAGTTGGCCGGTGAGGAAATATTTCAGTGTCAGCCCTGCAACTATCCAGTAGAAGAGAGCGCCGGCTAAACCACTGGCGCTGAGCAGGAGATGGTATTCTTTTAACCTCAAGGCGTTGATCAAATTTAAGATGAATCCCAGGCTCACCAGGCCAACCCCAAAAATTAGGGCTACCTTGACAAAATAGGCCACATCATCCAGGGGTCTGAACCAAAGGGCGGGGATCAGCGTTTCAATCCCGAAAATGCTCCCGTAGAGAAAACCGAAAAGGACGGAAAAAAAGCCGCACTCCAT
Above is a window of Desulfobacteraceae bacterium DNA encoding:
- a CDS encoding universal stress protein, with product MRIFKKILVPVDGSLYSLNAARLAAEIAEIHGSDLKLFHVLDVLMADQLKSLLKKNSGSIREELKSQAQGFLKDMVREIGKHKVNLEVLIEEGIPHEAIIKEAASWGADLVVLGKLGRRGISHIVLGSVAERVIEFSEMPVLVVK
- a CDS encoding V-type ATP synthase subunit D: MTRLPLSVNKNNLLRLEEELSFAEDGLELLDEKKEALMAHISTLSTKAEGVRDRMNKALKTAYGYLQEAILIHGRLACERAALGTFLEEKVQIMEKSFMGVTLPKVSITLPKLSPHHGFHGTGASIDAVLQSLYESMEVIAELAEIEVGLFRLVAEIKKTLKRINALENIYIPLYQATIKYIEENLEEKEREFLFQLKRQKSRRKVIAHENF
- a CDS encoding V-type ATP synthase subunit B, with amino-acid sequence MPGRTGLEYLGLLRIEGPLVFVKGIEDVGFGEIAEVVTPENEVRLGRVLSVSDDVAVVEVFQGTVGLSSSNSKVRFLGHPFQYRVSAEEVLGRIFDGLGRPLDGGPPPITGEARDIGGLPINPVARFYPEDFIQTGISAIDGLNALVRGQKLPIFSGSGLPHAQLASQIVRQARLIGEESKFAIVFAAMGTKHEEAQFFRKDFEESGSLKNVVMFLNLADAPSIERLITPRIALTVAEHLAFEEDMHVLVVLTDMTNYCEALREVATSKGEVPSRKGYPGYLYSDLASIYERAGRIAAAGGSITQIPILTMPDDDITHPIPDLTGYITEGQIVLDRGLFQKGIYPPINVLPSLSRLMSDGIGEGRTREDHQDLSSQLYALYAQAKRVERLASIIGEEDLTARDGLFLKFSKAFEERFIKQGPYEDRTVFETLQLGWDLVMMLPPRDLTRVKPEEIQKYGLKTEGSKLPETTPPESSNSG
- a CDS encoding V-type ATP synthase subunit A, giving the protein MRFEEKSGEKSLEPKEATVKKAIISEINGPVIRVREAAAFSMNEMVVIGEEKLVGEVIALYGDRATIQVYEDTTGLKPGTRVYGQGLPLFAELGPGLIGHIFDGTQRPLSFMFRNSGPYIRKGKAVAALDRDKVWAFKPKTIAGESVNPGRVIGEVEETGHIVHRIMVPPNLSGRLKEVAPEGLYTIDERIAVVEDEKGGIQEIKLHQKWPVRQIRPYHERILPKEPLFTGQRVIDFFFPLAKGGTAAIPGGFGTGKTITQHQLSKWVDADIIVYIGCGERGNEMAGVLMDFPKLLDPRSGRPLIERTIFVANTSDMPVTAREASIYTGITIAEYYRDMGYHVALMADSTSRWAEALREIAGRLEEMPAEEGFPAYLASRLAEFYERAGAVITLGGETGSVSVIGAVSPPGSDFSEPVTQHTKRFVSTFWALDKELASARYFPAINYLDSYSGYVEAVALWWQKKGNLDWTELRSEALALLKEDARLMNIVKLIGEDALPGDQKVIFQGARLIKENFLQQSAFDSIDTYSPAEKQVLMLQIILKFIERMKETVVRHRIPVYRIMEIPVLEEIERMKYTYKGDDPMPFKDILDRVEKEFDELLKREV
- a CDS encoding V-type ATP synthase subunit E; this translates as MPIWEDVELFCRAIFDEGRQEAEKILTKAKAEAERTIAEAHERAEKDFQKEIIAQKSGAHAEAKRLVDAAEFKARKRIIEFREQTIHEILGALEQRLKDFLHQPSYSDFLLPAIEEGIDTLGGREFTVELGEEDLTSVKPNIRALEKERGLKIELRASPSMEGCLRIYTGDQRLLYDNSLFSRLQRSDDEIRREIWRKIFGAERSDG
- a CDS encoding V-type ATP synthase subunit F; the encoded protein is MKIFVLADPDTCLTFSLAGIRTQTVYSGAEVLAILESLDRQETGLVLITERLAEKNRDVIDRILLEEDGPLILEIPDIKGPLSEKPKATQRILSLVRR
- a CDS encoding ATP synthase subunit C; translation: MKILACLPGFFSMVLAPAAVFAQEAVAQKSSATSWGYLSAAIAISASTLGAGVAVAIVGSAAMGAMSEKPELAGRALIFLGLAEGIAIYGLIVAVMILGRL